In Streptomyces thermolilacinus SPC6, a single genomic region encodes these proteins:
- a CDS encoding NAD(P)H-binding protein, with protein sequence MIMVTGANGRLASLTLQELADRKVPALGGSRTPADGQRHLDFDAPTSLDLTGVSTLVLVSAGYAEDDQVIARHRALLDAAVRDGVAHVVYTSLTGTGDHLGFALAHRATEDLVKASGLGWTILRNGLYAELFGALLTWTPDVLESPFGDGALSAVARADLAAAAAIVASHPTAHVDKSYDLVGDPITAGDIAERLDVTHRAIGLTEYRARLLADDALLPFQPPMLASIATSVRHGFLSNSSPDLVELLDRPLTDALAVATDTAAAMRPGAR encoded by the coding sequence ATGATCATGGTTACCGGCGCGAACGGACGGCTCGCCTCCCTCACGCTCCAGGAGTTGGCCGACCGGAAGGTGCCCGCCCTGGGTGGCAGCCGAACACCCGCCGACGGGCAGCGCCACCTTGACTTCGACGCCCCCACCAGCCTGGACCTCACCGGTGTCTCGACGCTGGTCCTGGTCTCGGCCGGGTATGCCGAGGACGACCAGGTCATCGCTCGCCACCGGGCCCTTCTAGACGCTGCGGTCCGCGACGGCGTCGCGCACGTGGTCTACACCAGCCTGACCGGCACCGGGGATCATCTCGGGTTCGCGCTCGCCCACCGCGCCACTGAGGACCTGGTCAAGGCCAGCGGGCTTGGGTGGACGATCTTGCGCAACGGGCTCTACGCCGAGCTGTTCGGAGCGTTGTTGACGTGGACACCCGATGTCCTGGAGTCACCTTTTGGTGATGGCGCTCTCTCCGCGGTGGCTCGGGCGGACCTGGCCGCAGCCGCAGCCATCGTTGCCAGCCACCCGACCGCGCACGTCGACAAGAGCTACGACCTGGTCGGCGACCCGATCACCGCCGGCGACATCGCCGAACGTCTCGACGTCACCCACCGAGCGATCGGGCTCACCGAGTACCGCGCCCGGCTCCTCGCGGACGACGCACTGCTGCCGTTCCAGCCGCCGATGCTCGCCTCGATCGCCACCAGCGTCCGCCATGGGTTCCTCAGCAACTCCAGCCCCGACCTCGTGGAACTGCTCGACCGACCGCTCACCGACGCGCTGGCCGTTGCGACGGACACCGCGGCTGCGATGCGTCCCGGCGCACGCTGA